One Nitrososphaerales archaeon DNA segment encodes these proteins:
- a CDS encoding PadR family transcriptional regulator has product MKDRSIDDAEKVLIKAIVRGFNRIIILWLISQRSMSGYTIIKEMERLTRQRLHAGVIYPLLYKLEEGKFISSECTQRGGRRIRYYSITEKGAQILNRLRRRFKMPVKKVLEDFIGGTRKSPL; this is encoded by the coding sequence TTGAAGGATCGATCGATCGATGATGCTGAAAAGGTATTGATCAAAGCTATAGTTAGGGGCTTTAACCGAATCATCATCTTATGGCTTATAAGCCAAAGGTCTATGTCAGGCTATACCATCATCAAAGAGATGGAAAGGTTGACCAGGCAAAGACTACACGCAGGGGTAATATACCCTCTTTTATACAAATTGGAAGAAGGTAAATTCATATCTAGTGAATGTACACAAAGGGGTGGAAGGCGTATCAGATACTATTCGATCACAGAGAAAGGGGCACAGATACTAAATCGGTTGCGCCGACGATTTAAAATGCCAGTAAAGAAAGTGTTAGAGGACTTTATCGGAGGTACTCGTAAATCTCCCCTTTGA
- the tsaA gene encoding tRNA (N6-threonylcarbamoyladenosine(37)-N6)-methyltransferase TrmO, whose translation MNYVLRPIGVVEKVEGEVAKVRIFNDFIEGLDQIMEFSHIIVIGWLHLSDREERRKTLKVKPKRHPGAPLVGVFASRSPDRPNPIGLCVTQLLGLEDSTLIVKGLDFIEGTPIIDIKPYLPRADCIPEAKAPEWTLHGPPT comes from the coding sequence TTGAACTACGTATTAAGACCTATAGGAGTTGTCGAAAAGGTTGAAGGCGAAGTAGCAAAGGTCAGGATTTTTAACGATTTCATCGAAGGGTTAGATCAAATAATGGAATTTTCACATATAATCGTAATAGGTTGGCTCCACCTTAGTGATCGAGAAGAAAGGAGGAAGACCCTCAAAGTGAAGCCTAAACGCCATCCCGGAGCACCCTTGGTGGGGGTATTCGCATCGAGGAGCCCCGATAGGCCGAACCCCATCGGCCTCTGTGTGACTCAGCTTCTAGGATTGGAAGATTCCACTTTAATTGTAAAAGGGTTGGATTTTATCGAAGGCACACCTATTATCGATATCAAGCCTTATCTACCGAGGGCCGATTGCATCCCTGAAGCAAAAGCTCCAGAATGGACACTTCATGGCCCGCCAACGTGA